The following are from one region of the Halarcobacter sp. genome:
- a CDS encoding helix-turn-helix domain-containing protein: MIRQELIEKVKSRKKEVKITIEDLAEVSELGTKTLSRFFAGHDVKLSTIEKLTQTLGLDLAGNEIVDIETLKERRAELKALQIVSLVQDTSSLEEQGLEQENIKDLLKETKELFLTGKYKINLWK; encoded by the coding sequence ATGATAAGACAAGAGCTAATTGAAAAAGTTAAATCAAGGAAAAAAGAAGTAAAAATCACAATTGAAGATTTAGCAGAAGTATCAGAGCTTGGAACAAAAACACTATCAAGATTTTTTGCAGGACATGATGTAAAATTAAGCACTATTGAAAAACTTACACAAACTTTAGGATTAGACCTTGCTGGAAATGAAATAGTAGATATTGAGACTTTAAAAGAAAGAAGAGCAGAATTAAAAGCTTTACAAATAGTTTCATTAGTTCAAGATACAAGTTCTTTAGAAGAACAAGGATTAGAGCAGGAAAATATTAAAGACTTATTAAAAGAGACTAAAGAACTGTTTTTAACTGGAAAGTATAAAATTAATTTGTGGAAATAA
- a CDS encoding relaxase/mobilization nuclease domain-containing protein, whose product MIIKSMSRKSKSFSQLYDYLKRDKNSFSFVRNMYSNPQNRKELIKEFYQNAKHIENSRGKVFMYHELLSLEKNDLPLEKQKEILYDLAIKYLELRASEQLSLGVIHQDKEHIHIHLMISANKCMDNKRVRLSKKEFSNIQKNLELYKNQKYLELNESKLYQSKKDISKSKKNEQEIKYKRKETTMKDKLKEFFTELFEKSTSRLHFENQLKNLGYELYEKGNTIGVSYKNKNYRLKTLSVEKKFKDMFKRFEKTKEREIKRQRVKKDRSYSKDYFRSR is encoded by the coding sequence ATGATAATAAAATCAATGAGTAGAAAAAGTAAATCTTTTTCTCAATTATATGATTATCTAAAAAGGGATAAAAATAGTTTTAGCTTTGTTAGAAATATGTATTCAAATCCTCAAAATAGAAAAGAACTTATTAAAGAATTTTATCAAAATGCAAAACATATTGAAAACTCAAGGGGAAAAGTTTTTATGTACCATGAACTTTTATCTCTTGAAAAAAATGATTTACCCTTAGAGAAACAAAAAGAGATATTATATGATCTTGCTATTAAGTATTTAGAATTAAGAGCTAGTGAACAATTATCTCTGGGAGTTATACATCAAGATAAAGAACATATACATATTCATCTTATGATTAGTGCTAATAAGTGCATGGATAATAAAAGAGTTAGACTATCAAAAAAAGAGTTTTCAAATATACAAAAAAATTTAGAACTATATAAAAATCAAAAATATCTAGAGCTTAATGAATCTAAATTATATCAATCAAAAAAAGACATCTCAAAATCTAAAAAGAATGAACAAGAGATAAAATATAAAAGAAAAGAAACTACAATGAAAGATAAACTAAAAGAGTTTTTTACTGAACTTTTTGAAAAATCTACATCTCGGCTACATTTTGAAAATCAACTAAAAAATCTTGGTTATGAACTTTATGAAAAAGGAAATACTATAGGTGTTAGTTACAAAAATAAAAATTATAGGTTAAAAACTTTGTCAGTTGAAAAGAAATTTAAAGATATGTTTAAAAGATTTGAAAAAACTAAAGAAAGAGAGATAAAACGGCAAAGAGTTAAAAAGGATAGGTCTTATTCAAAAGATTATTTTAGGTCTAGATGA
- a CDS encoding phosphodiester glycosidase family protein, whose amino-acid sequence MIKKIILSALVATTLFTTQANANNLHEYDLVSNQAGLGIYKKDNDYGLGLGEIYVQRINMKHVDVKLMNGNKSGEYFGKALLSSYWNILSGGINALSVSNGAFFESLSGSTTKLSFPLKANGTVLTTGASNGYQNDRKMVAFKDKCASGYKCALVMNYSDSRFNSNSYQNVIVGLDAYAEGKSGWASIGRTFIGVDHSNSSNPIMYIVHGTQARQSEMRSIMNDLGIYDDAMVMLDGSGSSQLAFGNTKVYGSKGTGPDYRKIPQIIVVTKK is encoded by the coding sequence ATGATAAAGAAGATAATTCTATCTGCTTTAGTCGCAACAACTTTATTCACTACTCAAGCAAATGCAAATAACTTGCATGAGTATGATTTAGTATCAAACCAAGCTGGTTTAGGTATCTATAAGAAAGATAATGATTATGGTCTAGGATTGGGGGAAATTTACGTACAGCGTATTAATATGAAACATGTTGATGTCAAGCTGATGAATGGCAATAAATCAGGTGAATATTTTGGGAAAGCTCTACTGAGTTCCTACTGGAATATTCTCAGTGGAGGAATTAATGCACTTTCTGTTAGCAATGGAGCTTTTTTTGAAAGCTTGTCAGGCTCAACGACCAAGTTATCATTTCCATTGAAAGCAAATGGTACAGTGTTAACTACAGGCGCATCGAATGGTTATCAAAATGACCGTAAAATGGTTGCCTTTAAAGATAAGTGTGCGAGTGGTTATAAGTGTGCTTTGGTGATGAATTACTCCGATAGTCGCTTTAACTCAAACTCCTATCAAAATGTAATTGTAGGACTAGATGCCTATGCAGAAGGTAAATCAGGCTGGGCATCAATAGGAAGAACTTTTATTGGTGTCGATCACTCCAATTCTAGTAACCCAATTATGTATATCGTTCATGGCACGCAAGCAAGACAATCTGAAATGCGTAGCATAATGAATGACCTTGGTATATACGATGATGCTATGGTAATGTTGGATGGTTCTGGCTCAAGTCAATTAGCTTTTGGTAATACAAAGGTTTACGGCTCAAAAGGTACTGGCCCAGATTATCGAAAAATCCCTCAGATAATTGTTGTAACAAAAAAATAA
- a CDS encoding phosphodiester glycosidase family protein: MKHVDVKLMHGNKSGDFFGKATLSSYWTILKDNINALSVSNGAFFEDLSNTSTQLSFPIKINGNTLTTGASNDFPNERKMLVFKDTCANGYKCALVMNYSTSILNSSSYSNIIVGLSPYADKSSSFPLGRTFIGVDHSNTGTPILYIVHGTNATQSQMREVMYDLNIYDDAIVMLDGSGSSQLAFGNTKVYGSRGTGPDYRKIPQVIVVIKK; this comes from the coding sequence ATGAAGCATGTTGATGTTAAACTTATGCATGGTAATAAATCAGGAGATTTTTTTGGCAAAGCAACATTAAGCTCATATTGGACAATTCTAAAAGATAATATAAATGCTCTATCGGTTAGCAATGGTGCATTTTTTGAAGACTTATCTAACACTTCAACTCAATTATCATTCCCTATAAAGATTAATGGTAATACATTAACAACAGGGGCATCAAATGATTTTCCAAATGAAAGAAAAATGCTTGTCTTTAAAGATACCTGCGCAAATGGATATAAATGTGCATTAGTTATGAACTATTCAACTAGCATTCTAAATTCAAGTTCTTATTCAAACATAATTGTTGGGTTAAGTCCTTATGCTGATAAGTCTAGTTCATTCCCTTTAGGGAGAACTTTCATTGGCGTTGACCATTCTAATACTGGTACACCAATTTTGTATATAGTTCACGGCACTAATGCAACGCAATCACAAATGCGTGAAGTAATGTATGACCTAAATATTTATGATGATGCAATAGTAATGCTTGATGGTTCAGGATCAAGTCAATTAGCTTTTGGAAACACTAAAGTTTATGGTTCAAGAGGTACAGGGCCAGATTATAGAAAAATTCCTCAGGTAATTGTTGTAATAAAGAAATAA
- a CDS encoding nucleotidyl transferase AbiEii/AbiGii toxin family protein, translated as MATTHPHIESMLSKYDLKKDDLFEALREILQEIVLSALADAGFFKHAVFYGGTALRILYNLPRFSEDLDFSLIKPDSLFDLSKYEKAVLDKLQVYGFEAEVQTKIKDTSAVQSAFLKGNTLKHLIAINAPEDIVNKIHSGKVLKIKFEVDTNPPVNFNDEEKLHLLPSPFMIRTMTPSSLFAGKMHALLCRGWQTRPKGRDWYDLVWYVQNGYELDLFHLATRLTQGCKALESIDEELPNSIEEYSEEIIKNLLQKRIETLDIELAKDDVRRFISDENELNIWSKEFFRAIANMVKFAK; from the coding sequence TTGGCAACAACACATCCACATATAGAATCAATGTTAAGTAAATATGATTTAAAAAAAGATGACCTATTTGAAGCATTAAGAGAAATTTTACAAGAGATTGTATTATCAGCTTTAGCGGATGCAGGTTTTTTTAAACACGCAGTATTTTATGGAGGAACAGCATTAAGAATTCTTTACAATTTACCTCGATTTTCTGAGGATTTAGATTTTTCATTAATAAAGCCTGATTCCTTATTTGACCTTTCAAAGTACGAAAAAGCAGTACTAGATAAACTTCAAGTTTATGGATTTGAAGCAGAAGTACAAACGAAAATAAAAGATACAAGTGCTGTACAATCTGCTTTTTTAAAAGGTAATACTCTTAAACATTTAATAGCTATTAATGCTCCTGAGGATATTGTAAATAAAATTCATTCAGGAAAAGTATTAAAAATTAAATTTGAAGTTGATACTAACCCTCCCGTTAATTTTAATGATGAAGAAAAACTACATTTATTACCAAGTCCTTTTATGATTAGGACTATGACACCATCATCTTTATTTGCAGGAAAAATGCACGCTCTTCTTTGTAGAGGTTGGCAAACTAGACCAAAAGGTAGAGATTGGTATGATTTAGTTTGGTATGTTCAAAATGGATATGAATTAGATTTATTTCATCTTGCTACAAGATTAACTCAAGGATGTAAAGCATTAGAAAGTATTGATGAAGAATTACCAAATTCTATTGAAGAATATTCAGAAGAGATTATCAAAAATTTATTACAGAAGAGAATTGAAACTCTTGATATAGAATTAGCAAAAGATGATGTAAGAAGATTTATTTCTGATGAAAATGAACTAAATATTTGGAGTAAAGAGTTTTTTCGTGCTATTGCTAATATGGTTAAATTTGCAAAGTAA
- a CDS encoding restriction endonuclease, producing the protein MPILDFKEIPQANIGSGRQDTFELFTRDFLEFLGYKIINEPDRGADGGKDLIVEEIRIGIGGKTKIRWLVSCKHNAHSGSSVSPSIESNIRDRVETHGCQGFIGFYSTLASSGLSTNLEGMKSFFECQVFDNEKIEHKLLSSSDGLKLAKRYFSKSFETWEVENPKPAKLFLEKPSLKCMVCEKELLLHNDYRGLICMWSKTDENGNEFIKDFTWSCKGQCDNILESKHRSLYPNYEYHNSWEDISDVMIPSVYLKWIMTIINQQKSGTIYDDEAFENMKEFLLQVFHHVSRHLTKKEKERLETLYTIPSWLGGMGD; encoded by the coding sequence ATGCCAATACTAGATTTTAAAGAAATACCACAAGCTAATATAGGTAGTGGTAGGCAAGATACTTTTGAATTATTTACGAGGGATTTCTTAGAATTTTTAGGTTATAAAATTATTAATGAACCTGATAGAGGTGCTGATGGAGGGAAGGACTTAATTGTAGAAGAAATTAGGATAGGTATAGGAGGGAAAACAAAAATTAGATGGCTTGTGAGTTGCAAACATAATGCTCATAGTGGTAGTTCAGTTTCTCCTAGTATTGAATCTAATATTAGAGATAGAGTTGAAACACATGGTTGTCAAGGTTTTATAGGTTTTTATTCTACATTAGCAAGTTCAGGGTTATCAACAAATTTAGAGGGGATGAAAAGCTTTTTTGAATGTCAAGTTTTTGATAATGAAAAAATTGAGCATAAATTATTATCATCTTCTGATGGATTAAAGCTTGCAAAAAGATATTTTTCCAAATCTTTTGAAACTTGGGAAGTAGAAAATCCTAAACCTGCAAAACTATTTTTAGAAAAGCCAAGTTTAAAGTGTATGGTATGTGAAAAAGAATTACTATTACATAATGATTATCGTGGTCTTATTTGTATGTGGTCTAAAACTGATGAAAATGGAAATGAATTTATAAAAGATTTTACTTGGTCTTGCAAAGGTCAATGTGATAACATATTAGAAAGTAAACATAGAAGTCTATATCCAAATTATGAATATCATAATTCTTGGGAAGATATATCAGATGTGATGATACCATCTGTATATTTAAAATGGATTATGACTATTATTAATCAACAAAAGTCAGGTACTATTTATGATGATGAGGCATTTGAAAATATGAAAGAATTTTTATTACAAGTTTTTCATCATGTTTCTAGACATCTCACTAAAAAAGAAAAAGAAAGACTTGAAACATTATATACTATTCCATCTTGGTTAGGTGGAATGGGAGATTAA